In one Oncorhynchus nerka isolate Pitt River linkage group LG7, Oner_Uvic_2.0, whole genome shotgun sequence genomic region, the following are encoded:
- the LOC115132352 gene encoding sterile alpha motif domain-containing protein 10-like, which yields MAVDAASSFSFCRPAVEYRALPEDFNHLSRRTGGNLTWHDGRSQKTAGGRTVKLLQQPGTEKYQRRSGDSYGIYHTSPTQPSLIQPVVLWTQQDVCRWLKKHCPHNYLTYVEAFSHHAITGRALLRLNGEKLERMGLVQETLRQELLQQVLQLHMQEEGRNLQLLSRGGSFGNLS from the exons ATGGCTGTGGACG CGGCCTCCAGTTTCAGTTTCTGCCGGCCTGCTGTGGAATACAGAGCGCTGCCGGAGGACTTCAACCACCTGAGTCGACGGACAGGAGGGAACCTGACTTGGCATGACGGGCGGAGTCAGAAAACAGCAGGGGGCCGGACAGTGAAGCTGCTCCAACAGCCTGGGACAGAGAAATATCAG CGCCGTTCAGGCGACTCCTATGGAATCTACCACACCAGCCCCACCCAGCCTAGTCTGATCCAGCCTGTGGTGTTATGGACTCAGCAGGACGTCTGCAGGTGGTTGAAGAAACACTGTCCTCACAACTACCTGACCTACGTAGAGGCCTTCTCTCATCACGCCATCACAG GCCGTGCTCTGTTGCGTCTGAATGGAGAGAAGCTGGAGAGGATGGGCTTGGTGCAAGAGACACTGAGGCAGGAGCTCCTACAGCAGGTGCTTCAACTGCATATGCAAGAGGAGGGACGAAACCTGCAGCTCCTtagcagag GTGGCTCCTTTGGAAATCTATCGTAA
- the LOC115132836 gene encoding sodium/potassium-transporting ATPase subunit beta-1-interacting protein 3-like, whose product MGCCSGRCMLIFFCTLQLMTALERQALDFLGYQWAPIMVNFLHIIMVILCLFGTIQYRPRYVVLYLLWTLLWVAWNVFVSCLYLDLGGLSKESDLLSLGVSSHRSWWKDNSPGCDDRDLPATRWQSLESPELISALGCWLEYQYIEVLHCIVQVLISFLGFAYACYVVSTFTEEDSYYK is encoded by the exons ATGGGGTGCTGTTCAGGACGATGTATGCTGATCTTCTTCTGCACTCTCCAATTG ATGACAGCATTGGAGAGGCAGGCTTTGGACTTCCTTGGGTACCAGTGGGCTCCCATCATGGTCAACTTCCTGCACATAATTATGGTTATCCTCTGCCTCTTTGGCACCATTCAGTACAGACCACGCTATGTTGTTCTA TACCTGCTGTGGACATTACTATGGGTGGCATGGAATGTCTTTGTGAGCTGTCTCTACTTGGACCTGGGAGGCCTTTCCAAG GAGAGCGACCTGCTTTCTCTGGGTGTATCCTCACACCGTTCATGGTGGAAAGACAACAGTCCAGGCTGTGATGACAGGGACCTTCCTGCCACTAGATGGCAGAGTCTGGAGAGCCCAGAACTCATCTCTGCTCTGGGATGCTGGCTGGAATATCAATACATAGAGGTCCTACACTGCATTGTACAAGTCCTAATCTCT TTCTTGGGATTTGCCTACGCCTGCTATGTGGTCAGCACCTTCACAGAGGAGGACAGCT ACTATAAGTAA
- the uckl1a gene encoding uridine-cytidine kinase-like 1a isoform X2, with protein MALSTSRHRRGQEEAECSGKKMSSRSDSGSGEDSLDRLLPGSPITAPRRKSTSQTKTEPPLLRTGTRTIYTAGRPPWYDEHGAQSKEAFVIGLCGGSASGKTTVANKIIEALDVPWVVLLSMDSFYKVLTPEEQTLATSNDYNFDHPGAFDFELLVATVKRLKQGKSVKIPVYDFTTHGRQKDWKTVYGASVVIFEGIMSFADKELLELLDMKIFVDTDSDIRLVRRLRRDITERGRDIEGVIKQYNKFVKPAFEQYIEPYIRLADIVVPRGGGNMVAIDLIVQHVHKQMEERELSVRAVLASAQQTQPLPQTLSVLEGTPQVKGLHTIIRNQETSRDEFIFYSKRLMRLLIEHALTFLPSQTPQGQEYDGKRSFSGKGITGVSILRAGETMEPALRAVCKDVRIGKILIQTNLDSGEPELHYLRLPKDISEDHVILMDSTVSTGAAAMMAVRVLLDHEVQEENIALVSLLMAELGVHSVAYAFPKVKIITTAVDKSVDDFLQVIPGIGDFGDRYFGTDGGSSGWSDDEEQERPKQQT; from the exons ATGGCGCTGTCCACCAGCCGGCACCGAAGAGGGCAAGAGGAAGCTGAGTGCAGCGGGAAGAAAATGTCATCGCGCTCAGACAg TGGTAGTGGGGAAGACTCGTTAGATCGGCTCCTGCCTGGCTCTCCTATCACGGCTCCACGCAGGAAAAGCACATCCCAGACTAAGACAGAGCCTCCCCTGCTTCGCACCGGCACACGCACCATTTACACAGCCGGCAGACCCCCCTGGTATGATGAGCACGGTGCACAATCCAAAGAGGCCTTCGTCATCG GGTTGTGTGGGGGCAGTGCGTCAGGGAAGACCACGGTGGCCAATAAGATCATTGAGGCTCTGGATGTCCCCTGGGTAGTGCTGTTGTCCATGGACTCCTTTTACAAG GTTCTGACCCCTGAGGAACAGACCCTGGCAACCAGTAACGACTACAACTTTGACCACCCAGGGGCGTTTGACTTTGAGCTGCTAGTTGCCACCGTTAAGAGACTCAAACAGGGCAAGAGCGTGAAGATCCCAGTGTATGACTTCACTACACACGGCAGACAGAAAGACTGG AAAACTGTGTATGGTGCAAGTGTGGTCATCTTTGAGGGGATCATGTCCTTTGCAGACAAAGAGCTTTTGGAG CTCCTAGACATGAAGATCTTTGTGGACACTGACTCAGACATCCGGCTGGTACGTCGGCTTCGCAGGGACATCACAGAGCGCGGGCGGGACATCGAGGGGGTCATCAAGCAGTACAACAAGTTTGTGAAGCCTGCGTTTGAGCAGTACATTGAACCCTACATTCGACTGGCAGACATTGTTGTGCCACGAG GTGGTGGTAACATGGTGGCCATTGACCTGATTGTCCAGCATGTCCACAAGCAGATGGAGGAG CGTGAGCTCAGTGTCAG GGCGGTCCTGGCCTCGGCCCAGCAGACTCAGCCCCTCCCCCAGACCCTCAGTGTGTTGGAGGGTACGCCTCAAGTTAAAGGCCTGCATACCATCATCAG GAATCAGGAGACCAGTCGAGACGAGTTCATCTTCTACTCCAAGAGGTTGATGCGCCTCCTTATTGAACATGCTCTAACATTCCTGCCCTCTCAG ACCCCACAGGGCCAGGAGTATGATGGGAAGAGAAGCTTCAGTGGAAAAGGG ATTACAGGTGTGTCTATCCTGCGGGCAGGGGAGACCATGGAGCCTGCTCTGAGGGCTGTGTGTAAGGATGTCCGCATCGGCAAGATCCTCATCCAGACCAACCTGGACTCAGGAGAACCAGAG TTGCATTACCTGCGTCTGCCAAAAGACATCAGCGAGGACCATGTCATTCTAATGGACAGCACTGTGTCTACAGGCGCTGCAGCCATGATGGCTGTACGGGTCCTATTG GACCACGAGGTGCAGGAGGAGAACATTGCGCTGGTCTCTCTGCTCATGGCAGAGTTGGGGGTGCACTCGGTGGCCTACGCCTTCCCTAAGGTCAAAATCATCACCACAGCTGTGGACAAGAGTGTTGATGACTTCCTGCAAGTCATTCCAGGGATTG GGGACTTTGGGGACCGCTACTTTGGGACAGATGGTGGATCATCAGGCTGGAGTGACGATGAGGAACAGGAGCGACCGAAACAACAAACATGA
- the uckl1a gene encoding uridine-cytidine kinase-like 1a isoform X3 has product MTLPAYTGARISGCWSMMTRSGSGEDSLDRLLPGSPITAPRRKSTSQTKTEPPLLRTGTRTIYTAGRPPWYDEHGAQSKEAFVIGLCGGSASGKTTVANKIIEALDVPWVVLLSMDSFYKVLTPEEQTLATSNDYNFDHPGAFDFELLVATVKRLKQGKSVKIPVYDFTTHGRQKDWKTVYGASVVIFEGIMSFADKELLELLDMKIFVDTDSDIRLVRRLRRDITERGRDIEGVIKQYNKFVKPAFEQYIEPYIRLADIVVPRGGGNMVAIDLIVQHVHKQMEERELSVRAVLASAQQTQPLPQTLSVLEGTPQVKGLHTIIRNQETSRDEFIFYSKRLMRLLIEHALTFLPSQSCTVQTPQGQEYDGKRSFSGKGITGVSILRAGETMEPALRAVCKDVRIGKILIQTNLDSGEPELHYLRLPKDISEDHVILMDSTVSTGAAAMMAVRVLLDHEVQEENIALVSLLMAELGVHSVAYAFPKVKIITTAVDKSVDDFLQVIPGIGDFGDRYFGTDGGSSGWSDDEEQERPKQQT; this is encoded by the exons ATGACTCTGCCTGCATACACTGGAGCCAGAATCTCAGGCTGCTGGTCCATGATGACCCGCAG TGGTAGTGGGGAAGACTCGTTAGATCGGCTCCTGCCTGGCTCTCCTATCACGGCTCCACGCAGGAAAAGCACATCCCAGACTAAGACAGAGCCTCCCCTGCTTCGCACCGGCACACGCACCATTTACACAGCCGGCAGACCCCCCTGGTATGATGAGCACGGTGCACAATCCAAAGAGGCCTTCGTCATCG GGTTGTGTGGGGGCAGTGCGTCAGGGAAGACCACGGTGGCCAATAAGATCATTGAGGCTCTGGATGTCCCCTGGGTAGTGCTGTTGTCCATGGACTCCTTTTACAAG GTTCTGACCCCTGAGGAACAGACCCTGGCAACCAGTAACGACTACAACTTTGACCACCCAGGGGCGTTTGACTTTGAGCTGCTAGTTGCCACCGTTAAGAGACTCAAACAGGGCAAGAGCGTGAAGATCCCAGTGTATGACTTCACTACACACGGCAGACAGAAAGACTGG AAAACTGTGTATGGTGCAAGTGTGGTCATCTTTGAGGGGATCATGTCCTTTGCAGACAAAGAGCTTTTGGAG CTCCTAGACATGAAGATCTTTGTGGACACTGACTCAGACATCCGGCTGGTACGTCGGCTTCGCAGGGACATCACAGAGCGCGGGCGGGACATCGAGGGGGTCATCAAGCAGTACAACAAGTTTGTGAAGCCTGCGTTTGAGCAGTACATTGAACCCTACATTCGACTGGCAGACATTGTTGTGCCACGAG GTGGTGGTAACATGGTGGCCATTGACCTGATTGTCCAGCATGTCCACAAGCAGATGGAGGAG CGTGAGCTCAGTGTCAG GGCGGTCCTGGCCTCGGCCCAGCAGACTCAGCCCCTCCCCCAGACCCTCAGTGTGTTGGAGGGTACGCCTCAAGTTAAAGGCCTGCATACCATCATCAG GAATCAGGAGACCAGTCGAGACGAGTTCATCTTCTACTCCAAGAGGTTGATGCGCCTCCTTATTGAACATGCTCTAACATTCCTGCCCTCTCAG TCATGCACGGTACAGACCCCACAGGGCCAGGAGTATGATGGGAAGAGAAGCTTCAGTGGAAAAGGG ATTACAGGTGTGTCTATCCTGCGGGCAGGGGAGACCATGGAGCCTGCTCTGAGGGCTGTGTGTAAGGATGTCCGCATCGGCAAGATCCTCATCCAGACCAACCTGGACTCAGGAGAACCAGAG TTGCATTACCTGCGTCTGCCAAAAGACATCAGCGAGGACCATGTCATTCTAATGGACAGCACTGTGTCTACAGGCGCTGCAGCCATGATGGCTGTACGGGTCCTATTG GACCACGAGGTGCAGGAGGAGAACATTGCGCTGGTCTCTCTGCTCATGGCAGAGTTGGGGGTGCACTCGGTGGCCTACGCCTTCCCTAAGGTCAAAATCATCACCACAGCTGTGGACAAGAGTGTTGATGACTTCCTGCAAGTCATTCCAGGGATTG GGGACTTTGGGGACCGCTACTTTGGGACAGATGGTGGATCATCAGGCTGGAGTGACGATGAGGAACAGGAGCGACCGAAACAACAAACATGA
- the uckl1a gene encoding uridine-cytidine kinase-like 1a isoform X1: MALSTSRHRRGQEEAECSGKKMSSRSDSGSGEDSLDRLLPGSPITAPRRKSTSQTKTEPPLLRTGTRTIYTAGRPPWYDEHGAQSKEAFVIGLCGGSASGKTTVANKIIEALDVPWVVLLSMDSFYKVLTPEEQTLATSNDYNFDHPGAFDFELLVATVKRLKQGKSVKIPVYDFTTHGRQKDWKTVYGASVVIFEGIMSFADKELLELLDMKIFVDTDSDIRLVRRLRRDITERGRDIEGVIKQYNKFVKPAFEQYIEPYIRLADIVVPRGGGNMVAIDLIVQHVHKQMEERELSVRAVLASAQQTQPLPQTLSVLEGTPQVKGLHTIIRNQETSRDEFIFYSKRLMRLLIEHALTFLPSQSCTVQTPQGQEYDGKRSFSGKGITGVSILRAGETMEPALRAVCKDVRIGKILIQTNLDSGEPELHYLRLPKDISEDHVILMDSTVSTGAAAMMAVRVLLDHEVQEENIALVSLLMAELGVHSVAYAFPKVKIITTAVDKSVDDFLQVIPGIGDFGDRYFGTDGGSSGWSDDEEQERPKQQT, from the exons ATGGCGCTGTCCACCAGCCGGCACCGAAGAGGGCAAGAGGAAGCTGAGTGCAGCGGGAAGAAAATGTCATCGCGCTCAGACAg TGGTAGTGGGGAAGACTCGTTAGATCGGCTCCTGCCTGGCTCTCCTATCACGGCTCCACGCAGGAAAAGCACATCCCAGACTAAGACAGAGCCTCCCCTGCTTCGCACCGGCACACGCACCATTTACACAGCCGGCAGACCCCCCTGGTATGATGAGCACGGTGCACAATCCAAAGAGGCCTTCGTCATCG GGTTGTGTGGGGGCAGTGCGTCAGGGAAGACCACGGTGGCCAATAAGATCATTGAGGCTCTGGATGTCCCCTGGGTAGTGCTGTTGTCCATGGACTCCTTTTACAAG GTTCTGACCCCTGAGGAACAGACCCTGGCAACCAGTAACGACTACAACTTTGACCACCCAGGGGCGTTTGACTTTGAGCTGCTAGTTGCCACCGTTAAGAGACTCAAACAGGGCAAGAGCGTGAAGATCCCAGTGTATGACTTCACTACACACGGCAGACAGAAAGACTGG AAAACTGTGTATGGTGCAAGTGTGGTCATCTTTGAGGGGATCATGTCCTTTGCAGACAAAGAGCTTTTGGAG CTCCTAGACATGAAGATCTTTGTGGACACTGACTCAGACATCCGGCTGGTACGTCGGCTTCGCAGGGACATCACAGAGCGCGGGCGGGACATCGAGGGGGTCATCAAGCAGTACAACAAGTTTGTGAAGCCTGCGTTTGAGCAGTACATTGAACCCTACATTCGACTGGCAGACATTGTTGTGCCACGAG GTGGTGGTAACATGGTGGCCATTGACCTGATTGTCCAGCATGTCCACAAGCAGATGGAGGAG CGTGAGCTCAGTGTCAG GGCGGTCCTGGCCTCGGCCCAGCAGACTCAGCCCCTCCCCCAGACCCTCAGTGTGTTGGAGGGTACGCCTCAAGTTAAAGGCCTGCATACCATCATCAG GAATCAGGAGACCAGTCGAGACGAGTTCATCTTCTACTCCAAGAGGTTGATGCGCCTCCTTATTGAACATGCTCTAACATTCCTGCCCTCTCAG TCATGCACGGTACAGACCCCACAGGGCCAGGAGTATGATGGGAAGAGAAGCTTCAGTGGAAAAGGG ATTACAGGTGTGTCTATCCTGCGGGCAGGGGAGACCATGGAGCCTGCTCTGAGGGCTGTGTGTAAGGATGTCCGCATCGGCAAGATCCTCATCCAGACCAACCTGGACTCAGGAGAACCAGAG TTGCATTACCTGCGTCTGCCAAAAGACATCAGCGAGGACCATGTCATTCTAATGGACAGCACTGTGTCTACAGGCGCTGCAGCCATGATGGCTGTACGGGTCCTATTG GACCACGAGGTGCAGGAGGAGAACATTGCGCTGGTCTCTCTGCTCATGGCAGAGTTGGGGGTGCACTCGGTGGCCTACGCCTTCCCTAAGGTCAAAATCATCACCACAGCTGTGGACAAGAGTGTTGATGACTTCCTGCAAGTCATTCCAGGGATTG GGGACTTTGGGGACCGCTACTTTGGGACAGATGGTGGATCATCAGGCTGGAGTGACGATGAGGAACAGGAGCGACCGAAACAACAAACATGA